From a single Verrucomicrobiia bacterium genomic region:
- a CDS encoding CBS domain-containing protein, with protein sequence MDVPGIVNAVLEMKGRDVFTILPEATVFEAIQQLAARNIGALLVMEGEQLRGVFSERDYTRKVALQGRSSKKTKVHEVITGRVVVVHPTTAVAECLRLMTGNRIRHLPVVEEERVIGLVSIGDLVNFIMGSQQATIEQLHSYIAGGYPG encoded by the coding sequence ATGGATGTACCAGGCATTGTCAACGCAGTCCTCGAAATGAAGGGGCGCGACGTCTTCACGATTTTACCCGAGGCCACCGTGTTCGAGGCGATCCAGCAACTGGCTGCCCGGAACATCGGGGCGCTGCTGGTGATGGAGGGGGAGCAGTTGCGGGGGGTGTTTTCGGAGCGGGACTACACGCGGAAGGTGGCGTTGCAGGGACGATCCTCGAAGAAGACGAAGGTCCACGAAGTGATCACCGGGCGGGTGGTGGTGGTGCATCCGACGACGGCGGTGGCGGAGTGCCTTCGGTTGATGACGGGGAACCGCATCCGGCATCTGCCGGTGGTGGAGGAGGAGCGTGTCATCGGGCTGGTGTCGATCGGGGATCTGGTGAATTTCATCATGGGTTCCCAACAGGCCACGATCGAGCAGTTGCACAGCTACATTGCGGGAGGGTATCCGGGGTGA
- a CDS encoding phosphomannomutase yields the protein MTLSLREWMALSGVKFGTSGARGRVTDMTDRVCEAYTSGFLGYLRRIGDWPDAGGFVAVAGDLRPSTGRIMAAVRRAIRAAGGRPIACGRVPSPAVALLGLERRIPAIMVTGSHIPDDRNGIKFNKSSGEILKDDEAGMMEQAVAWEETAYDGEGAWRGGAEPEPELDEAAGEGYVRRYLEGFPGRPLRGLRLGIYQHSAVGRDLLMRILSGLGAETVPLGRSDRFLPVDTEAIREEDVALARDWAEKERFDAIVSTDGDSDRPLVSDESGRWLRGDVAGILCARFLGAEAVVTPVSSNTAVERTGWFAEVRRTRIGSPYVVAAMNALRAEGRNRVVGYEANGGFLVGADFELPEGRLGALPTRDAVIVMLGVLMQARREGRSVSEAVAALPGRWTASDRLTEFPVERSRAIMERLGGSDAEGRTAAVERVLGGVVGDRVADVDLTDGVRATFRRGEVVHLRPSGNAPEFRCYTEADTEARAVSLCAAVLGQLRDAEEGG from the coding sequence ATGACATTGAGTTTGCGGGAGTGGATGGCGCTGAGCGGGGTGAAGTTTGGCACCAGCGGGGCGCGTGGGCGGGTGACCGACATGACGGACCGGGTGTGCGAGGCGTACACCTCGGGGTTCCTGGGGTATCTGAGGCGGATCGGAGACTGGCCGGATGCGGGCGGGTTCGTGGCGGTGGCGGGGGATTTGCGACCCAGCACCGGGCGGATCATGGCGGCGGTGAGAAGGGCGATCCGGGCGGCGGGCGGCAGGCCCATCGCCTGCGGGCGGGTGCCGTCGCCGGCGGTGGCGTTGCTGGGGCTGGAACGGCGGATTCCGGCCATCATGGTGACCGGGAGCCACATCCCCGACGACCGCAATGGCATCAAGTTCAACAAGTCCTCCGGGGAAATCCTGAAGGACGATGAGGCCGGGATGATGGAGCAGGCGGTGGCGTGGGAGGAGACCGCGTACGATGGGGAAGGGGCGTGGCGCGGGGGGGCGGAGCCGGAACCCGAGCTGGATGAGGCAGCCGGGGAGGGGTATGTGCGCCGTTATCTCGAGGGGTTTCCCGGCCGGCCGCTCCGCGGACTGCGGCTGGGAATCTATCAGCACTCGGCGGTGGGGCGGGATCTGCTGATGCGGATCCTGAGCGGGCTGGGGGCCGAGACGGTGCCGTTGGGGAGGTCAGATCGATTTCTGCCGGTGGACACGGAGGCCATTCGGGAGGAGGACGTGGCCCTTGCCCGGGACTGGGCGGAGAAGGAACGGTTTGACGCCATCGTTTCGACCGACGGGGACAGCGACCGGCCTCTGGTGTCGGATGAGTCGGGGCGTTGGTTGCGAGGGGATGTGGCGGGAATCCTGTGCGCCCGGTTTCTTGGGGCCGAGGCGGTGGTGACGCCGGTCAGTTCGAACACGGCGGTCGAGCGGACCGGGTGGTTTGCCGAGGTGCGGCGCACGCGGATCGGATCGCCCTACGTGGTGGCGGCGATGAACGCCCTGCGCGCGGAGGGGCGAAACCGGGTGGTGGGGTACGAGGCGAACGGGGGATTCCTGGTGGGTGCGGACTTCGAACTGCCCGAGGGACGTCTGGGGGCACTTCCGACCCGGGACGCGGTGATCGTGATGCTTGGGGTGCTGATGCAGGCGCGTCGGGAGGGGCGGTCGGTGTCGGAAGCGGTGGCGGCGCTGCCGGGGCGTTGGACGGCGAGCGATCGGTTGACGGAGTTCCCGGTGGAACGGAGCCGGGCGATCATGGAGCGGTTGGGCGGGAGCGATGCGGAAGGGCGGACGGCGGCGGTGGAGCGGGTATTGGGCGGGGTGGTGGGGGATCGCGTGGCGGACGTGGATTTAACGGACGGCGTCCGGGCGACGTTCAGGAGGGGTGAGGTGGTGCATTTGCGGCCGTCGGGGAACGCGCCTGAGTTTCGGTGTTACACGGAGGCGGACACCGAGGCGCGGGCGGTGTCGTTGTGCGCCGCCGTGCTCGGCCAGTTGCGGGACGCGGAGGAAGGGGGATAG
- a CDS encoding SDR family oxidoreductase, with the protein MQLFDLSDEVAVVIGATGVLGGALAEGLAAAGARVAVLGRNAERGHARVKAIQAAGGTASFFATDAMVRESLEGAREAAVAALGPASILVNAAGGNDPKVTVTAERAFETLAPEDWRANFDLNLVGGVLLPCQVFGPPMVARGRGSIINVASASAHVPLSRVVAYSAAKAAVLNLTRFLAREWAAQGVRVNAITPGFFPAEQNRRLLFEADGTPTPRARAILGHTPMNRFGEAPELVGAAVFLASARASGFVTGTDLVVDGGFLAQTI; encoded by the coding sequence ATGCAACTGTTTGACTTGAGCGACGAGGTGGCGGTGGTGATCGGGGCCACGGGGGTCCTGGGCGGTGCCCTGGCCGAGGGGTTGGCGGCGGCGGGGGCCCGGGTGGCGGTGCTGGGGCGCAACGCCGAGCGCGGGCACGCGCGGGTGAAGGCCATTCAGGCGGCGGGCGGGACGGCGTCATTCTTCGCGACGGACGCCATGGTGCGGGAGAGTCTGGAGGGAGCCCGCGAGGCGGCGGTGGCGGCATTGGGGCCGGCATCGATCCTGGTCAACGCCGCGGGGGGGAACGATCCGAAGGTCACGGTGACGGCGGAGCGGGCGTTTGAGACCCTCGCGCCGGAGGATTGGAGGGCGAACTTCGATCTCAACCTGGTCGGTGGGGTGTTGCTGCCCTGCCAGGTGTTTGGACCGCCGATGGTGGCCCGCGGCCGGGGGAGCATCATCAATGTGGCCAGCGCCTCGGCGCATGTGCCGTTGTCGCGGGTGGTGGCGTATTCGGCGGCCAAGGCGGCGGTGCTCAATCTGACGCGGTTCCTGGCGCGGGAATGGGCGGCGCAGGGGGTGCGGGTGAACGCGATCACGCCGGGGTTCTTTCCGGCGGAGCAGAACCGGCGCTTGCTGTTCGAAGCGGACGGCACGCCGACACCCCGGGCGCGGGCGATCCTGGGACACACGCCGATGAACCGGTTTGGCGAGGCCCCGGAGCTGGTGGGTGCGGCGGTGTTTCTGGCCAGCGCGCGGGCCAGCGGGTTCGTGACGGGCACGGATCTGGTGGTGGACGGGGGATTTCTGGCGCAGACGATTTGA